One genomic window of Tatumella citrea includes the following:
- the lgt gene encoding prolipoprotein diacylglyceryl transferase produces the protein MTNGYLAFPKFDPVIFSVGPVSLHWYGLMYLIGFIFAMWLAGRRANKPGSGWTKNEVENLLYAGFLGVFLGGRIGYVLFYNLPLFLANPLYLFKVWDGGMSFHGGLIGVIVVMLIFARRTHRTFFQVSDFIAPLIPFGLGAGRLGNFINGELWGRVDPNCPWAMLFPGSHDEDVALVATHPQWQSLLDTYGVLPRHPSQIYELLLEGVILFIILNVFIRKPRPRGSVSGLFLIGYGAFRIIVEFFRQPDAQLGLFDGVISMGQILSIPMILAGVIMMIWAYRTSPLKQPGEVK, from the coding sequence ATGACTAACGGCTATCTTGCTTTTCCTAAATTTGACCCGGTGATTTTTTCTGTTGGTCCGGTTTCGCTTCACTGGTACGGTCTGATGTACCTTATCGGTTTCATTTTTGCCATGTGGCTGGCGGGACGTCGGGCTAATAAGCCAGGCAGTGGCTGGACCAAAAATGAAGTCGAAAACCTACTGTATGCTGGTTTCCTTGGGGTTTTCCTGGGCGGGCGTATTGGTTATGTGCTGTTTTATAACCTGCCGTTGTTCCTGGCGAATCCACTCTACTTATTCAAAGTGTGGGATGGCGGAATGTCATTCCACGGCGGATTGATTGGCGTTATTGTGGTGATGCTGATTTTTGCCCGCCGGACTCATCGTACTTTCTTCCAGGTATCTGATTTTATTGCACCGCTCATCCCGTTTGGTCTGGGTGCCGGTCGTCTGGGTAATTTTATTAACGGCGAATTGTGGGGCCGCGTGGATCCGAACTGCCCATGGGCGATGCTGTTCCCGGGATCTCATGATGAAGATGTGGCGCTGGTGGCGACTCATCCACAATGGCAGTCGTTACTGGATACTTACGGGGTATTGCCACGTCACCCGTCACAGATTTATGAGCTGTTGCTGGAAGGGGTGATTTTGTTCATCATCCTGAATGTATTTATTCGCAAACCGCGCCCAAGGGGAAGTGTTTCTGGTCTGTTCCTGATTGGTTACGGCGCTTTCCGTATCATTGTTGAGTTTTTCCGTCAGCCGGACGCCCAGTTGGGACTGTTTGATGGCGTGATCAGTATGGGGCAGATTCTCTCCATACCAATGATTCTGGCCGGTGTTATTATGATGATTTGGGCTTACCGTACCAGCCCACTGAAACAACCGGGTGAAGTAAAATGA
- the thyA gene encoding thymidylate synthase: protein MKQYLELMQKVLNEGTAKDDRTGTGTLSIFGHQMRFDLQQGFPLVTTKKCHLRSIIHELLWFLQGDTNIGYLKENKVSIWDEWADENGDLGPVYGKQWRSWPAADGRHIDQISEVIRQLKQDPNSRRIIVSAWNVGELDKMALAPCHAFFQFYVADGRLSCQLYQRSCDIFLGLPFNIASYALLVHMVAQQCDLQVGDFVWTGGDTHLYNNHLEQTRLQLTREPRPLPVLKIKRKPESIFDYRFEDFEIEGYDPHPAIKAPVAI, encoded by the coding sequence ATGAAACAGTATCTGGAACTGATGCAGAAGGTTTTAAATGAAGGCACAGCTAAAGACGACCGTACCGGCACGGGTACGTTATCGATTTTTGGCCATCAGATGCGTTTCGATCTGCAGCAGGGCTTTCCGCTGGTCACTACCAAGAAGTGCCATCTGCGTTCAATTATTCATGAACTGCTGTGGTTCCTGCAGGGTGACACCAATATTGGCTATCTGAAAGAGAATAAAGTTAGTATCTGGGATGAGTGGGCTGATGAAAATGGCGATTTAGGCCCAGTCTATGGCAAACAATGGCGTAGCTGGCCAGCCGCCGACGGGCGCCATATTGATCAGATAAGCGAAGTGATTCGCCAGCTGAAGCAGGACCCGAACTCACGGCGTATTATTGTTTCAGCATGGAATGTCGGTGAACTTGATAAAATGGCTCTGGCTCCATGCCATGCCTTCTTCCAGTTCTATGTGGCTGACGGGCGTCTGAGCTGCCAGTTATATCAACGTTCCTGTGATATTTTCCTTGGTCTGCCGTTTAATATTGCCAGCTATGCTCTGCTGGTTCATATGGTGGCACAGCAGTGCGATCTGCAGGTAGGTGATTTCGTCTGGACCGGCGGGGATACCCATCTGTACAACAATCATCTTGAACAGACCCGCCTGCAATTAACCCGCGAACCGCGTCCGTTGCCTGTGCTGAAAATTAAGCGTAAGCCGGAGTCTATTTTCGATTATCGTTTTGAAGATTTCGAAATTGAAGGCTATGACCCGCACCCGGCAATAAAAGCGCCGGTAGCTATCTGA
- a CDS encoding prepilin-type N-terminal cleavage/methylation domain-containing protein — translation MISTGGFTLPELMVVLLIIALLAGGGGHFWQGWRERQQLSETATRLHFFLAGVREYAHRANRDLPLVVLYKDGYWCIDAHPLPAAKDCSQAGRFVWRSLYPQQAAPKVNGEPGFYGRRSVARAGSIEFGPSEQRWRAIISARARIRICQPEQEGCL, via the coding sequence ATGATTTCTACTGGCGGATTCACCCTGCCGGAACTGATGGTCGTTTTGCTGATAATTGCTCTGCTGGCAGGTGGTGGCGGGCATTTCTGGCAAGGCTGGCGCGAGCGGCAACAATTGTCAGAAACCGCAACCCGGTTGCATTTTTTTCTGGCCGGAGTACGTGAATATGCGCACCGTGCCAACCGTGATTTACCTCTCGTAGTTTTATACAAGGACGGTTACTGGTGTATTGACGCCCATCCGTTGCCTGCAGCAAAAGATTGCAGCCAGGCGGGGAGGTTTGTCTGGCGGTCACTTTATCCTCAGCAGGCTGCTCCGAAAGTCAACGGAGAGCCAGGATTTTATGGTCGCCGAAGTGTTGCAAGAGCCGGAAGTATTGAGTTCGGGCCATCTGAGCAACGTTGGCGGGCAATCATTTCGGCCCGCGCCAGAATCAGAATTTGCCAGCCGGAACAGGAGGGATGTCTGTGA
- a CDS encoding prepilin peptidase-dependent protein has translation MNKQPLLPLMQKISAGFSLGEMLLAMLLSSLIFLAAGQFFPQLFQQSRRLQQQQQLAQEIHQLMLIFEKSLRRAGYCQQAPCRLPAITISHDQHCLILQWQDRRYISAGLSGGIHNESYGYRWRDGQIETQRNVNGCQGSGWERLTDPAVLQVDELTFMLQAPRIGITLRMSAGPHISLVRHHWLLAENL, from the coding sequence GTGAATAAGCAACCCTTGTTACCACTCATGCAAAAGATATCAGCCGGATTCTCGCTGGGAGAAATGTTGTTAGCGATGCTGTTAAGTAGCCTGATATTTCTTGCCGCCGGGCAGTTTTTTCCACAGTTGTTTCAGCAAAGTCGCCGTTTACAGCAACAGCAGCAGTTGGCTCAGGAAATACACCAGCTGATGCTGATTTTTGAAAAAAGCCTGCGTCGGGCAGGGTACTGCCAACAGGCACCTTGCCGATTGCCTGCGATCACAATAAGTCACGATCAGCACTGTCTGATTCTGCAATGGCAGGATCGACGTTATATCTCTGCCGGTCTGTCCGGGGGGATCCACAACGAAAGTTATGGTTACCGGTGGCGGGACGGGCAGATAGAGACGCAGAGGAATGTTAACGGGTGTCAGGGCAGTGGCTGGGAGCGGCTAACTGATCCCGCGGTTTTGCAGGTAGATGAACTGACTTTTATGTTACAGGCGCCACGGATTGGTATAACTCTGCGGATGTCAGCAGGTCCGCATATCAGCCTGGTGCGTCACCACTGGCTACTGGCAGAAAATCTGTGA
- a CDS encoding DUF2509 family protein has product MNRRGSSPLLMVMVLLLSGIMLLHGSARLLEQSMAGIADETAYLRDFYQAQSALQWGLLRQWPSANGWQCQSPATQDWQSCLLWQTPETALLLGMSASGEKSLWRQVVASKNGRQTVVAVPAGWTDLCPLPDETLCAVSQPRL; this is encoded by the coding sequence GTGAATCGCAGAGGCAGCAGCCCGCTGTTAATGGTCATGGTACTGCTGCTGTCAGGCATCATGTTACTGCATGGCAGCGCCCGGTTACTGGAACAGAGCATGGCAGGGATAGCAGACGAAACTGCGTATTTGCGGGATTTTTACCAGGCACAATCGGCACTGCAATGGGGACTATTACGTCAGTGGCCGTCAGCCAACGGCTGGCAATGCCAGTCTCCTGCCACGCAGGACTGGCAAAGTTGCCTGCTCTGGCAAACACCAGAAACAGCGCTGTTACTGGGGATGTCGGCCAGTGGTGAAAAAAGTCTTTGGCGGCAAGTGGTCGCATCTAAAAACGGCCGCCAGACAGTGGTGGCAGTACCTGCCGGTTGGACCGACCTTTGTCCGTTGCCGGACGAGACATTATGCGCCGTTTCGCAACCACGGCTTTAG
- a CDS encoding prepilin-type N-terminal cleavage/methylation domain-containing protein has protein sequence MSLTVLLLSGYHQQLVYGFRMRQAQRDASWAATQVLAGKPPTGWHSELKREMTEDGCLLVTAKVQGPFNRHSELEQWFCPPFDGHLPE, from the coding sequence TTGTCGCTGACCGTTTTACTGTTATCCGGGTATCATCAGCAACTGGTGTATGGTTTTCGAATGCGGCAGGCACAGCGCGATGCCAGTTGGGCCGCAACTCAGGTGCTGGCAGGAAAACCACCAACTGGATGGCACAGCGAGCTTAAGCGGGAAATGACAGAAGATGGCTGCCTGTTGGTGACCGCTAAAGTACAGGGACCATTTAACCGGCATTCCGAACTGGAACAGTGGTTTTGTCCACCGTTTGACGGACATCTGCCGGAATAA
- the recC gene encoding exodeoxyribonuclease V subunit gamma, whose translation MFSVYHSNHLDILKDLTAHIIKVQPLDDPFASEVVLVQSPGMAQWLQMSLAEKFSIAANIEFPLPATFIWQMFVRVLPDIPQQSAFNKSAMSWKLMTLLPEMLDRDDFLPLRHYLTDDADKRKLFQLSSRIADLFDQYLVYRPDWLNLWEQHQLAEGPGEAQLWQAPLWRALVEYTAELGQPEWHRANLYSRFIQALEQSTTPPPGLPPRVFICGISALPPVYLQALQALGRHIDIHLLFTNPCRDYWGDIRDSAFLARLQNRQRRLLNSTQQRAMFRQPQQAESLFTPEGEQQLTQPLLASWGKLGRDNLYLLAQMDALDNEIDAFAEPGHDTLLHSLQQDILSLEDHAVTGLTIEQFSHSFSKRLLAEGDDSFSLHACHSPQRETEVLQDYLLGLMEADPELKPRDIIVMVADIDSYSPFIQSVFAGADRQRHIPFAISDRRASYAHPVIQAFLQLLSLPDSRFTPEDVLALLEVPALAARFAINEQGLTTLRHWVDESGVRWGLDDSSVSELSLPVTGQHTWQFGLQRMLLGYALDSDQGDWQGILPYDEAAGLMAELAGQLAELLSCLTEWRQRLKQSLTLTEWQPCCREMITTFFAGDADSEAALAIIDEQWRQLTEQGIEARYPAEIPVTILRDELSSKLDQQRISQRFLAGQVNFCTLMPMRSIPFKVVCLLGMNDGVYPRTLTPSGFDLMQQSPRRGDRSRRDDDRYLFLEALVSARDRLYISYIGRSIQDNRERLPSVLVSELCEYIAQSFCLPGDESLNVDDSARRVSEHLVHHHSRTPFAEQNYIPQSAGQSFASEWLPSALGQGEAMPDFAQPLDDYQCQEITLNQLLSFWRHPVRAWFTERLGVRFVDQQEDLPDTEPFELDNLQRYQLNHQLLNTLIFGQDSELFFRRQRLAGHLPYGAFGAILRDKQLAEMQEISDQVQGQLGETRSLEVDLELSVRLTGWLTGVQQDGILRWRPGELNLSDGLLLWIEHMVYCALGGQGISRMYGRKNSCWRFLPLPQIQATEQLERLIAGFKQGMNQPLLLLKGCGGSWLKASLGNDNQLLKDEDTQRKALQKLTDAWNGNFLVPGEGSDPFLKRLSRETDPLMITEICTAAELWYLPVILAHVAE comes from the coding sequence ATGTTCAGCGTTTATCATTCCAATCATCTGGATATTCTGAAGGATCTGACTGCTCATATTATTAAAGTGCAGCCGCTGGATGATCCCTTTGCCAGTGAAGTGGTGCTGGTGCAAAGCCCTGGTATGGCACAGTGGTTGCAGATGTCCCTGGCAGAGAAGTTTAGTATCGCGGCGAATATCGAATTCCCGCTGCCTGCCACCTTTATCTGGCAGATGTTTGTCCGGGTATTACCAGATATCCCGCAGCAAAGTGCCTTTAATAAAAGTGCGATGAGCTGGAAGCTGATGACGCTGCTGCCCGAAATGCTGGATCGTGATGATTTTCTGCCTTTGCGTCATTACCTGACTGACGATGCGGATAAACGTAAGCTATTTCAGCTTAGCAGCCGTATTGCCGACTTGTTTGACCAGTATCTGGTCTACCGCCCCGACTGGCTGAATTTATGGGAACAGCATCAGCTGGCTGAGGGGCCTGGTGAGGCTCAACTCTGGCAGGCGCCGTTATGGCGGGCATTGGTGGAATACACAGCAGAGCTGGGACAGCCTGAATGGCACCGTGCCAACCTCTATTCGCGGTTTATTCAGGCTCTGGAACAGAGCACTACTCCCCCTCCGGGACTTCCTCCCCGGGTGTTTATCTGTGGTATATCGGCATTACCACCGGTCTATCTGCAGGCTTTACAGGCCCTGGGCCGACACATTGATATCCATTTGCTGTTTACCAATCCTTGTCGTGATTACTGGGGGGATATCCGCGATTCGGCATTTCTCGCCAGACTGCAAAACCGTCAGCGCAGGCTTCTTAATTCCACGCAGCAGCGGGCGATGTTCCGTCAGCCACAGCAGGCTGAATCTCTGTTTACCCCGGAAGGGGAGCAGCAGCTGACTCAGCCGTTACTCGCGTCCTGGGGAAAACTGGGGCGCGATAATCTCTATTTACTGGCACAGATGGATGCGCTGGATAATGAAATAGATGCTTTTGCTGAACCCGGTCACGACACTCTGCTGCACAGCCTGCAACAGGACATTCTTAGCCTTGAAGATCATGCGGTCACCGGGCTGACGATAGAACAATTTAGTCACAGTTTTAGCAAGCGCCTTCTGGCAGAAGGTGACGATTCGTTCTCATTACATGCCTGCCATAGCCCGCAGCGGGAAACTGAAGTATTGCAGGATTATCTGCTCGGGTTAATGGAGGCAGATCCTGAACTGAAGCCGCGCGATATTATTGTGATGGTCGCTGACATCGATAGCTACTCACCATTTATCCAGTCAGTGTTCGCCGGTGCTGATCGACAGCGTCATATCCCGTTTGCCATTTCAGACCGCCGTGCCAGCTATGCTCATCCGGTCATTCAGGCATTTCTGCAGTTGTTATCACTGCCTGACAGTCGTTTTACCCCGGAAGATGTACTGGCATTACTGGAAGTTCCGGCACTGGCTGCCAGATTCGCAATCAATGAGCAGGGATTAACCACATTACGGCACTGGGTAGATGAGTCTGGTGTCCGCTGGGGGCTTGATGACAGCAGTGTCAGTGAGCTTTCTCTGCCGGTGACCGGGCAGCATACCTGGCAATTTGGTCTGCAGCGGATGTTGCTGGGTTATGCCCTGGACAGTGACCAGGGGGACTGGCAGGGCATTTTACCTTACGATGAAGCAGCCGGGCTGATGGCTGAGCTCGCGGGTCAGCTGGCAGAACTACTCAGTTGCCTGACCGAGTGGCGGCAGCGTTTAAAGCAGAGTCTGACCCTGACTGAATGGCAGCCTTGTTGTCGTGAAATGATTACCACTTTTTTTGCAGGAGATGCAGACAGTGAAGCCGCGCTGGCAATTATTGATGAGCAGTGGCGACAACTGACTGAGCAGGGTATTGAAGCCCGTTATCCGGCCGAAATTCCGGTCACAATATTGCGTGATGAACTGAGTTCGAAACTGGATCAACAGCGGATCAGCCAGCGTTTTCTGGCCGGGCAGGTAAACTTTTGTACCCTGATGCCAATGCGCTCGATACCCTTTAAAGTGGTTTGCCTGTTAGGAATGAATGACGGGGTATATCCACGGACCCTGACTCCTTCAGGATTTGATCTGATGCAACAATCCCCACGGCGTGGAGATCGCAGCCGCCGTGATGATGACCGTTACCTGTTTCTTGAAGCGCTGGTCTCTGCACGTGACCGGCTGTATATCAGCTACATTGGCCGTAGTATTCAGGACAACAGAGAACGTCTGCCGTCGGTTCTGGTCAGCGAGCTGTGTGAATACATTGCACAGAGTTTTTGCCTGCCGGGAGATGAATCACTGAATGTTGATGACAGTGCCCGGCGGGTCTCGGAGCATCTGGTACATCATCATAGTCGTACCCCGTTTGCTGAACAGAATTATATTCCGCAGAGTGCCGGGCAAAGTTTTGCCAGTGAATGGCTACCCTCGGCACTCGGGCAGGGGGAGGCAATGCCTGACTTCGCTCAGCCACTGGACGATTATCAGTGCCAGGAAATCACCCTGAATCAGTTATTAAGCTTCTGGCGGCATCCTGTCCGGGCCTGGTTTACGGAGCGGTTGGGAGTCCGGTTTGTCGATCAACAAGAAGATTTACCTGATACCGAACCTTTCGAACTGGATAATCTGCAACGTTACCAACTGAACCATCAGTTACTGAATACACTGATTTTCGGTCAGGACAGTGAACTATTTTTCCGCCGTCAACGGCTGGCGGGACATCTTCCCTACGGTGCATTCGGCGCCATATTGCGTGACAAACAGCTGGCAGAAATGCAGGAAATTTCCGATCAGGTTCAGGGGCAACTTGGGGAAACCCGGAGTCTGGAAGTAGATCTGGAATTGTCGGTACGGCTGACTGGCTGGCTGACCGGCGTTCAGCAGGATGGCATTTTACGCTGGCGCCCCGGAGAACTGAATCTTAGTGATGGCTTGCTGTTATGGATAGAGCATATGGTGTATTGCGCGCTTGGCGGCCAGGGGATCAGCCGGATGTATGGGCGTAAGAACAGCTGCTGGCGTTTTTTACCGCTGCCTCAGATACAGGCAACAGAGCAACTCGAACGTCTGATAGCCGGTTTTAAGCAGGGGATGAATCAGCCACTGTTACTGCTCAAGGGCTGTGGTGGCAGCTGGCTGAAAGCCAGCCTGGGGAACGATAATCAGTTGTTGAAGGATGAAGATACTCAGCGTAAAGCACTGCAAAAACTGACCGATGCCTGGAATGGTAATTTTCTGGTGCCCGGTGAAGGAAGCGATCCGTTCCTGAAACGACTGTCCCGTGAGACCGATCCGCTGATGATTACGGAAATATGCACTGCGGCTGAGTTGTGGTATCTGCCGGTGATTTTAGCCCATGTCGCAGAATAA